A genomic stretch from Cellulomonas sp. KRMCY2 includes:
- the thiM gene encoding hydroxyethylthiazole kinase: MAAAPLPEPESREMGGEHAVSQRPDGTGRGALAPPRVRASADDAIRVLDELRRRGPLVHCMTNIVVAGFTANVLLAVGASPAMVENSEESAEFAQVADAVLVNLGTLSPDKVTAMRAAVAAAARAGTPWVLDPVAVGALAYRTRFATELLASGPAVIRGNPSEILSLAGVTDSAGRGVDSTSGSRDALERAIELARRQGTTVAVSGAIDYITDGAVVLDVRTGHEMMTRVTGVGCALGALVSACCAVERSPLLAASAATTILTVAAEVAVKRSEGPGSFAVSLLDALYRLDSAALRTHAG, encoded by the coding sequence ATGGCCGCCGCACCGCTGCCCGAGCCGGAGTCTCGGGAAATGGGAGGGGAACACGCTGTATCGCAGCGCCCCGACGGGACGGGTCGGGGCGCGCTCGCTCCACCGCGCGTTCGCGCGTCCGCTGATGATGCGATCCGCGTTCTTGACGAGCTGCGCCGGCGCGGCCCCCTCGTGCACTGTATGACCAACATCGTCGTGGCCGGCTTCACCGCGAACGTCTTGCTGGCTGTCGGCGCGTCACCGGCGATGGTGGAGAACTCCGAAGAGTCCGCAGAGTTCGCCCAAGTCGCGGACGCGGTCCTGGTGAATCTCGGGACCCTTTCCCCCGACAAGGTCACGGCGATGCGCGCCGCCGTTGCTGCCGCCGCACGGGCGGGCACCCCCTGGGTTCTGGATCCGGTCGCGGTCGGGGCCCTGGCGTACCGGACCCGGTTCGCGACCGAGCTGCTGGCCAGCGGCCCCGCAGTGATCCGCGGCAACCCATCGGAGATCCTCTCGCTCGCCGGTGTGACGGATTCGGCGGGACGCGGGGTGGACTCCACGTCCGGCTCGCGAGACGCCCTTGAGCGGGCCATCGAGCTTGCCCGTCGGCAAGGGACCACGGTCGCTGTGAGCGGTGCCATCGACTACATCACCGATGGCGCCGTGGTCCTGGACGTGCGCACCGGTCACGAGATGATGACCAGGGTGACCGGCGTCGGATGCGCCCTGGGGGCACTGGTCTCGGCGTGCTGCGCGGTGGAGCGCTCACCACTCCTGGCCGCGAGCGCGGCGACGACGATACTCACCGTGGCCGCCGAGGTCGCAGTCAAGCGGAGCGAGGGCCCGGGTAGCTTCGCGGTCTCCTTGCTGGACGCCCTGTACAGGCTTGACTCCGCAGCCCTTCGCACGCACGCGGGTTGA
- the thiC gene encoding phosphomethylpyrimidine synthase ThiC yields the protein MGSTKRFELVAGFPGMSVPLRRVNLSNGEHFDLYDTSGPYTDESAVIDLVAGLSKTRDGWDRPQAIDGAATQLVWARSGIITPEMAYVAAREGLPAGLVRDEVARGRAVIPANHRHPESEPMIIGKAFSVKINANIGNSAVTSSIAEEVEKMVWAARWGADTLMDLSTGKDIHLTREWILRNSPIPVGTVPIYQALEKVKGDPTALTWEIYRDTVIEQCEQGVDYMTVHAGVLLRYVPLTARRVTGIVSRGGSIMAAWCLAHHQESFLYTHFVELCEILRRYDVTFSLGDGLRPGSIADANDEAQFAELRTLGELTRIAKSHGVQVMIEGPGHVPMHKIVENVRLEEELCEEAPFYTLGPLATDIAPAYDHITSAIGAAMIAQAGTAMLCYVTPKEHLGLPNRDDVKTGVITYKIAAHAADLAKQHPRAQERDDALSRARFEFRWNDQFALSLDPDTARSFHDETLPAEPAKTAHFCSMCGPKFCSMRISADARTYAGDNGLSSLEAIDAGMADKSAEFARMGSSVYLPLQAI from the coding sequence ATGGGCAGCACGAAGCGATTCGAACTTGTCGCCGGATTCCCGGGGATGAGTGTCCCGCTCCGGCGAGTGAACCTGAGCAACGGTGAGCACTTCGACCTCTACGACACCTCCGGGCCATACACCGACGAGAGCGCCGTGATCGATCTGGTGGCCGGGTTGTCCAAGACGCGAGACGGGTGGGACCGCCCCCAGGCCATTGACGGGGCTGCCACGCAGCTGGTCTGGGCAAGGTCCGGGATCATCACTCCCGAAATGGCCTATGTGGCCGCCAGGGAGGGGCTACCGGCAGGACTTGTCCGCGACGAAGTAGCACGGGGCCGGGCTGTCATCCCGGCCAACCACAGGCACCCAGAGAGCGAGCCGATGATCATCGGCAAGGCGTTCTCTGTGAAGATCAATGCGAACATCGGCAACTCCGCGGTCACGTCCTCCATCGCTGAAGAAGTAGAGAAGATGGTGTGGGCCGCCCGGTGGGGCGCGGACACGCTCATGGACTTGTCGACGGGTAAGGACATTCACCTGACCCGCGAATGGATTCTGCGGAACTCGCCCATCCCGGTGGGTACGGTGCCCATCTATCAGGCTTTGGAGAAGGTCAAAGGCGATCCCACCGCGTTGACCTGGGAAATCTACCGCGACACGGTCATCGAGCAGTGCGAACAGGGCGTTGACTACATGACGGTCCACGCCGGGGTCCTGTTGCGGTACGTGCCGCTGACAGCCAGGCGCGTCACCGGGATCGTTTCCCGCGGCGGTTCGATCATGGCGGCCTGGTGCCTCGCGCACCATCAGGAGAGCTTCCTGTACACGCACTTCGTCGAGCTCTGCGAGATCCTTCGACGCTACGACGTGACCTTCTCCCTCGGTGACGGGTTGCGCCCCGGATCCATAGCCGACGCCAATGACGAAGCCCAATTCGCCGAGCTGCGCACGCTGGGGGAACTCACCAGGATCGCCAAGTCCCACGGTGTGCAGGTCATGATCGAGGGCCCCGGACACGTCCCCATGCACAAGATCGTGGAGAACGTCCGGCTGGAGGAGGAGCTCTGCGAAGAAGCGCCCTTCTACACGCTCGGCCCCCTGGCCACCGACATCGCCCCGGCCTACGACCACATCACCTCGGCCATCGGCGCGGCAATGATCGCCCAGGCCGGAACCGCCATGCTGTGCTACGTCACACCCAAAGAACATCTGGGCCTGCCGAACCGCGACGACGTGAAGACGGGAGTCATCACCTACAAGATCGCCGCCCATGCGGCCGACTTGGCCAAACAGCACCCGCGCGCCCAGGAACGTGACGACGCGCTCAGTCGAGCCCGTTTCGAGTTCCGGTGGAATGATCAGTTCGCGTTGTCCTTGGACCCGGACACGGCCCGCAGCTTTCACGACGAGACACTTCCGGCGGAACCCGCAAAGACCGCACATTTCTGTTCCATGTGCGGGCCGAAATTCTGCTCCATGCGCATCTCGGCCGACGCAAGAACCTATGCGGGAGACAACGGGCTCTCCAGCCTGGAAGCGATTGACGCCGGCATGGCCGACAAGTCCGCAGAATTCGCTCGCATGGGCAGCTCGGTATACCTGCCGTTGCAGGCGATCTAG
- a CDS encoding IS1380 family transposase gives MTVDADGGSAVGQAGGVLLTSTVRAAGLDVELSRALAPWRSPSATHDPAKVLLDLAMTLALGGDTCSDLAVVRAEPAIYGSVASDPTLSRVLARLAGDADAALAAINRARAAARAKVWKAVGVHAPDHGRDAAHPLVIDIDATLVTAHSDKQNAAPTFKRGFGFHPLCAFVDHGPEGTGEPVAVLLRAGNAGSNTAADHLHVISQALAQIPGATRGKSILVRIDGAGGSHKVIEALTRRRLAYSVGFTLPQNTPDLLGLIPEHVWAPAYDAVDQVRDGAWVAELTHLMDLSAWPKGMRVIVRKERPHPGAQLRFEDVDGMRITAFVTNSTQGQLADLELRHRRRARCEDRSRIAKDTGLNNLPLKSFAANRIWCAVVALAADITAWMGMLALTGHEARRWEPKTLRFRLFTIPATLARSGRRVRLHLAARSPFAPLLLAGLCRLGALAPG, from the coding sequence TTGACCGTTGACGCCGACGGCGGGTCGGCGGTCGGCCAGGCCGGCGGGGTGCTGCTGACCTCGACCGTGCGGGCCGCTGGTCTGGATGTCGAGTTGTCCCGGGCGTTGGCGCCGTGGCGGTCGCCGTCCGCGACGCACGACCCGGCCAAGGTCCTGCTGGATCTGGCCATGACCCTCGCCCTGGGTGGGGACACCTGCTCGGACCTGGCCGTGGTCCGCGCCGAGCCTGCGATCTACGGTTCGGTGGCCTCCGACCCGACGCTCTCACGGGTGCTGGCCCGGCTGGCCGGCGACGCGGACGCGGCCCTGGCCGCGATCAACCGGGCCCGGGCCGCCGCCCGCGCGAAGGTCTGGAAGGCAGTCGGCGTCCACGCTCCAGACCATGGCCGCGACGCCGCGCACCCGCTGGTCATCGACATCGACGCGACCCTGGTCACGGCACACAGCGATAAGCAGAACGCGGCGCCGACATTCAAGCGGGGGTTCGGGTTCCACCCGTTGTGCGCGTTCGTCGACCACGGGCCCGAGGGGACCGGGGAGCCGGTCGCGGTCCTGTTGCGGGCCGGGAACGCGGGTTCGAACACCGCCGCCGACCACCTGCACGTGATCTCGCAGGCGCTGGCACAGATCCCGGGGGCCACCCGCGGCAAGTCGATCCTGGTCCGGATCGACGGGGCCGGCGGGTCGCACAAGGTCATCGAGGCCCTGACGAGGCGACGGCTTGCGTACTCGGTCGGGTTCACCCTGCCGCAGAACACCCCTGACCTGCTGGGGCTCATCCCCGAGCACGTGTGGGCACCGGCCTACGACGCGGTCGACCAGGTCCGCGACGGCGCGTGGGTCGCCGAGCTGACCCACCTGATGGACCTGTCCGCCTGGCCGAAGGGGATGCGGGTGATCGTCCGCAAGGAACGACCCCACCCCGGCGCCCAGCTGCGCTTCGAAGACGTCGACGGCATGCGGATCACCGCGTTCGTCACCAACAGCACTCAAGGCCAGCTCGCCGACCTCGAGCTGCGCCACCGGCGCCGAGCCCGCTGCGAAGACCGCAGCCGCATCGCCAAGGACACCGGCCTGAACAACCTGCCGTTGAAGTCGTTCGCCGCGAACCGGATCTGGTGCGCCGTCGTGGCCCTGGCCGCCGACATCACCGCCTGGATGGGCATGCTCGCCCTGACCGGGCACGAGGCCCGGCGCTGGGAACCCAAGACCTTACGGTTCCGACTCTTCACGATCCCGGCGACCCTGGCCCGCTCCGGGCGGCGCGTCCGCCTGCACCTGGCAGCCCGGTCGCCCTTCGCCCCGCTGCTCCTGGCCGGGCTCTGTCGACTCGGAGCACTGGCTCCCGGCTGA